The following coding sequences are from one Thermostaphylospora chromogena window:
- a CDS encoding class I SAM-dependent methyltransferase codes for MMGLGKLLHSHREHAAAGDTIDHPQAFELFATIVFLGRRREVYTRLATLSGIRPGYDVLDVGCGTGYLTRILAPVAGPNGHVTGVDPSPAMIEHARRRSPANCTYLVGEGQALDLPDASFDLVISSLAVHHIPAEARGDAIREMFRVLRPGGRLLIAESRPPSHPLAAWAANLLLSSAMRHDLDQTLNRLVVEAGFRIEEEGRLPLLLSYLRATRPA; via the coding sequence ATGATGGGCTTAGGGAAGCTGCTGCACTCCCACCGAGAGCACGCCGCCGCGGGCGACACCATCGATCACCCCCAGGCCTTCGAACTGTTCGCGACGATCGTCTTCCTGGGACGCCGTAGAGAGGTCTACACCCGCCTGGCCACACTGTCCGGCATACGCCCCGGATACGACGTACTCGACGTCGGATGCGGCACCGGCTACCTGACTCGGATCCTCGCTCCGGTCGCCGGCCCGAACGGTCACGTGACCGGCGTGGACCCCTCACCCGCGATGATCGAGCACGCCCGCCGCCGCTCCCCCGCCAACTGCACCTACCTGGTAGGCGAGGGCCAAGCGCTGGACCTGCCGGACGCCTCCTTCGACCTGGTGATCTCCAGCCTGGCGGTGCACCACATCCCCGCCGAGGCACGCGGCGACGCCATACGCGAGATGTTCCGGGTGCTGCGCCCCGGCGGGCGGCTGCTGATCGCAGAGTCCCGCCCGCCCTCCCACCCGCTCGCCGCTTGGGCGGCGAACCTGCTGCTGAGTTCCGCGATGCGGCACGACCTGGACCAGACGCTCAACCGCCTGGTCGTCGAGGCGGGCTTCCGCATCGAGGAGGAGGGCCGCCTGCCGCTGCTGCTGTCCTACCTGCGCGCCACCCGTCCCGCCTGA
- a CDS encoding SRPBCC family protein has protein sequence MSETEFIIEPGRQDIVMSRVFDAPRETVFRAVTDPELIPRWWGPHRLATRVDIMEVRPGGRWRFVNIERDGREHGFRGVYHDVVEPERIVQTWEYEGTPQDVALETVTLHEEDGRTRYVARSVHSTVEARDAIVRAGGPEGGAQSMDRLAAVLADMLAGHRN, from the coding sequence ATGAGTGAGACCGAGTTCATCATCGAACCGGGCCGGCAGGACATCGTCATGTCCCGGGTCTTCGACGCGCCCCGGGAGACGGTGTTCCGCGCGGTGACCGACCCGGAGTTGATCCCGCGCTGGTGGGGGCCGCACCGATTGGCCACCCGGGTGGACATCATGGAGGTGCGGCCGGGCGGACGCTGGCGCTTCGTCAACATCGAGCGGGACGGCCGCGAGCACGGCTTCCGGGGCGTCTACCACGACGTGGTGGAGCCGGAGCGGATCGTGCAGACGTGGGAGTACGAGGGGACGCCGCAGGACGTGGCGTTGGAGACCGTCACCCTTCACGAGGAGGACGGCCGGACGAGGTATGTGGCGCGATCGGTGCATTCCACGGTGGAGGCCCGTGACGCCATCGTGCGCGCCGGCGGCCCGGAGGGAGGCGCCCAGTCCATGGACCGCCTCGCCGCCGTGCTCGCCGACATGCTCGCCGGTCACCGGAATTAG
- a CDS encoding ArsR/SmtB family transcription factor, with amino-acid sequence MPDDQLSLTFAALADPTRRAILARLAEGEATVNELAEPFDMSVQAVSKHLKVLERAGLISRGRQAQWRPCRLETAPLDDASEWIEQYRHRWTERFDRLDREIQRIRRGEGRRDHE; translated from the coding sequence ATGCCTGACGATCAGCTCAGTCTCACCTTCGCCGCGCTGGCCGACCCGACGCGACGGGCGATCCTGGCCCGGCTCGCCGAGGGGGAGGCGACGGTCAACGAGTTGGCCGAGCCGTTCGACATGAGCGTCCAGGCCGTTTCCAAACACCTGAAGGTGCTGGAGCGGGCGGGGCTGATCAGCCGAGGACGCCAGGCGCAGTGGCGACCCTGCCGTCTGGAGACGGCCCCGCTGGACGACGCGTCGGAGTGGATCGAACAGTACCGGCATCGCTGGACCGAACGATTCGACCGGCTGGACCGGGAGATCCAGCGGATCCGGCGAGGAGAAGGAAGACGTGATCATGAGTGA
- a CDS encoding SDR family oxidoreductase: MFGGGGTQTLPGLGGFKVALDAMEGIRRQWACEVSPHGIRVVTIVSGGVAEGIPDDFPAKEEISAALRESTLLGRTATLDDVAHVAAFVASDRARTMTSATVNISCGAIVDP; encoded by the coding sequence ATGTTCGGCGGGGGAGGAACGCAGACCCTCCCCGGTCTGGGCGGCTTCAAGGTCGCCCTCGACGCGATGGAGGGGATCCGCCGGCAGTGGGCGTGCGAGGTGAGCCCGCACGGGATCCGTGTGGTCACCATCGTCTCCGGCGGTGTGGCCGAAGGCATCCCGGACGACTTCCCGGCGAAGGAGGAGATCTCCGCCGCGCTGCGCGAGTCGACGCTGCTGGGCCGTACCGCGACCCTGGACGACGTGGCCCACGTCGCCGCGTTCGTCGCCTCCGACCGTGCTCGCACCATGACCTCCGCGACCGTCAACATCTCCTGCGGCGCGATCGTCGACCCGTAG
- a CDS encoding SDR family NAD(P)-dependent oxidoreductase, which translates to MMLLQDKVAVVYGAGGPIGGAAARGFAGEGARVFLAGRTLAPLDRVADDIRAAGGTAETAQVDALDEEAVDRFVDSVAERAGRIDVSFNAISVQDVQKPLMEISAEEFEQPVRIATRMQFLTTRAAVRHMLSQGSG; encoded by the coding sequence ATGATGCTTCTGCAGGACAAGGTCGCCGTGGTGTATGGCGCGGGCGGCCCCATCGGCGGCGCCGCGGCGCGCGGCTTCGCCGGGGAGGGGGCGCGCGTCTTCCTGGCCGGCCGCACCCTCGCCCCGCTCGACAGGGTGGCCGACGACATCCGCGCCGCGGGCGGCACGGCCGAGACCGCGCAGGTGGACGCGTTGGACGAGGAGGCGGTCGACCGCTTCGTCGACTCGGTGGCCGAGCGGGCGGGCCGCATCGACGTGTCGTTCAACGCCATCTCCGTGCAGGACGTGCAGAAGCCGCTGATGGAGATCTCGGCCGAGGAGTTCGAGCAGCCGGTGCGGATCGCCACGCGCATGCAGTTCCTCACCACCCGGGCCGCCGTCCGGCACATGCTCAGCCAAGGCTCCGGGTGA
- a CDS encoding YnfA family protein, giving the protein MTVAKSLLLFCLAALAEIGGAWLVWQGFREHRGLLWMAAGVIALGAYGFVAAFQPDPHFGRVLAAYGGVFVAGSLLWGVLVDGFRPDRWDLIGAALCLVGVLVIMYAPRS; this is encoded by the coding sequence ATGACGGTCGCCAAGTCCCTGCTGCTGTTCTGCCTCGCCGCGCTCGCCGAGATCGGCGGAGCGTGGCTGGTCTGGCAGGGTTTCCGGGAGCATCGCGGTCTGCTGTGGATGGCGGCGGGGGTCATCGCGCTGGGCGCCTACGGGTTCGTCGCCGCGTTCCAGCCCGACCCGCACTTCGGCCGGGTGCTGGCCGCGTACGGCGGGGTCTTCGTCGCCGGTTCCCTGCTGTGGGGTGTGCTCGTGGACGGCTTCCGTCCCGACCGGTGGGACCTGATCGGTGCCGCCCTGTGTCTGGTCGGTGTGCTGGTCATCATGTACGCGCCGCGTTCCTGA
- a CDS encoding dipeptide ABC transporter ATP-binding protein — translation MTTYTAPPSVTTLVAVEDLRVGFGGTDVVRGVSLSVSPGECVAIVGESGSGKSVTARTLLGLAGPGASVRASSFRVCGRNALAFGPADWLRLRGRFAGLVLQDALVSLDPLRTVGAEIAEVLAVHDVVPRARRRDRVVELLEAVGMPDPAVRAGQYPHQLSGGLRQRALIASAIAADPELIIADEPTTALDVTVQAQILRLLAERKAAGTALLLISHDLAVVASIADRILVMKDGRVVEEGPARQVLTAPAHDYTKALLAAVPSAASRGTRLTTGAPLARPEPNPYGRVLAGTGLTRSYGSRRVVADVSFGLHEGETLGIVGESGSGKTTLARLVLGLIEPDAGQVTLYGRPWSSLRERERRPLRPRIQLVSQNPLDSFDPRHTVGRLVAEPLRLPRAERRERVLDLLARVGLPPQTAARHPRELSGGQRQRVAIARALGPRPDVLVCDEPVSALDVSIQAQVLDLLADIQAEYGTAMLFISHDLGVVHHLADRVLVMKNGEVVEEGDVRAVFTRPVHPYTRALVDAVPRLAPAS, via the coding sequence ATGACCACCTATACGGCTCCGCCGTCGGTCACCACGCTGGTGGCCGTGGAGGACCTGCGCGTCGGCTTCGGCGGCACCGACGTCGTGCGGGGCGTCTCCCTGTCGGTCTCGCCGGGGGAGTGCGTGGCGATCGTCGGCGAATCCGGCTCGGGCAAGAGCGTCACCGCGCGGACCCTGCTCGGGCTGGCCGGCCCCGGTGCCTCCGTGCGCGCCTCATCGTTCCGCGTCTGCGGCCGGAACGCGCTGGCCTTCGGGCCGGCGGACTGGCTGCGGCTGCGCGGCAGGTTCGCCGGTCTGGTGCTGCAGGACGCGCTGGTCTCCCTCGACCCGCTCCGCACCGTGGGCGCCGAGATAGCCGAGGTGCTGGCCGTGCACGACGTCGTCCCGCGTGCCCGCCGCCGGGACAGGGTGGTGGAACTGCTCGAAGCCGTGGGCATGCCGGACCCGGCGGTCCGGGCCGGGCAGTACCCCCACCAGCTCTCCGGAGGGCTGCGGCAGCGGGCGCTGATCGCCTCCGCGATCGCGGCCGACCCCGAGCTGATCATCGCCGACGAGCCCACCACCGCGCTCGACGTCACCGTGCAGGCCCAGATCCTGCGGCTGCTCGCCGAGCGCAAGGCCGCCGGAACCGCGCTTCTGCTGATCAGTCACGATCTGGCCGTGGTCGCCTCCATCGCCGACCGCATCCTGGTCATGAAGGACGGCCGCGTGGTCGAGGAGGGGCCGGCCAGGCAGGTGCTCACCGCGCCGGCGCACGACTACACCAAGGCGCTGCTGGCCGCCGTGCCCTCCGCCGCCTCCCGCGGCACGCGCCTGACCACCGGCGCCCCCCTCGCCCGCCCCGAACCGAACCCGTATGGGCGGGTGCTGGCCGGAACCGGCCTCACCCGCTCATACGGGTCGCGTCGTGTCGTCGCCGACGTCTCGTTCGGCCTGCACGAGGGCGAGACCCTCGGCATCGTGGGGGAGTCGGGCTCGGGCAAGACCACGCTCGCCCGGCTCGTCCTCGGCTTGATCGAACCCGATGCGGGCCAGGTCACCCTGTACGGGCGGCCGTGGAGCAGCCTGCGTGAACGCGAGCGCCGCCCGCTGCGGCCCAGGATCCAGCTCGTCTCGCAGAACCCGTTGGATTCCTTCGACCCCCGCCACACCGTCGGCCGCCTGGTCGCCGAACCGCTGCGCCTGCCCCGGGCGGAACGCCGCGAACGCGTGCTCGACCTGCTGGCCCGCGTCGGCCTGCCACCGCAGACGGCCGCCCGTCATCCGCGGGAGCTGTCCGGCGGCCAGCGTCAGCGCGTCGCCATCGCCCGCGCCCTCGGCCCCCGGCCCGACGTGCTCGTCTGCGACGAGCCGGTGTCGGCGCTGGACGTCTCCATCCAGGCGCAGGTCCTCGACCTGCTGGCCGACATCCAGGCCGAGTACGGCACCGCGATGCTGTTCATCTCCCACGACCTGGGCGTCGTCCACCACCTGGCCGACCGCGTGCTGGTCATGAAGAACGGGGAGGTGGTGGAGGAGGGGGACGTGCGGGCCGTGTTCACCCGGCCCGTCCACCCGTATACGCGGGCGCTGGTCGACGCCGTGCCCCGTCTGGCTCCCGCCTCGTAG
- a CDS encoding ABC transporter permease, whose amino-acid sequence MSTLTRPRRSARPARPGLPRGLLAPAAFLVLLALAVAAPGLFTDADPLAADPLNALAPPSSDHWFGSDHLGRDMLARVVHGARHSISIGVAATALAVTSGVLLGLAAGLSPKWLDEALARSFDVLSTLPELLLALLVVAVIGPGTGNVILAIAVAQIPNYARVVRAQTFVVRRSGYVEQAVTFGRSRLAITAGHVLPNVLGPIPVLATIGLGQAVISSSGLSFLGMGPQPPAAEWGAMLSQARDYLRVAWWEAFFPGAAITLTVVCLTVVGRRLQRRFEGRTP is encoded by the coding sequence ATGAGCACGCTCACCCGTCCCCGCCGTTCCGCGCGTCCCGCCCGGCCCGGCCTTCCGCGCGGGCTCCTCGCCCCGGCGGCCTTCCTCGTCCTGCTCGCGCTGGCCGTCGCCGCGCCCGGCCTGTTCACCGACGCCGATCCGCTGGCCGCCGATCCGCTGAACGCGCTCGCACCGCCCAGCAGCGATCACTGGTTCGGCAGCGACCACCTCGGACGCGACATGCTCGCCAGGGTCGTGCACGGCGCCCGGCACTCCATCAGCATCGGTGTCGCCGCCACCGCCCTGGCCGTCACCTCGGGCGTCCTGCTCGGGCTGGCCGCCGGGCTGTCGCCGAAATGGCTGGACGAAGCGCTGGCCCGCTCGTTCGACGTGCTGTCCACCCTGCCCGAGCTGCTGCTCGCCCTCCTCGTGGTGGCCGTCATCGGCCCCGGCACCGGCAACGTCATCCTCGCCATCGCCGTCGCCCAGATCCCCAACTACGCCCGCGTGGTCCGCGCGCAGACCTTCGTCGTCCGCCGCTCGGGCTACGTCGAGCAGGCGGTCACCTTCGGGCGTTCCCGCCTGGCGATCACCGCCGGGCACGTGCTGCCCAACGTGCTCGGCCCGATCCCCGTGCTGGCCACCATCGGCCTGGGCCAGGCCGTGATCTCCAGCTCAGGGCTCAGCTTCCTCGGCATGGGGCCGCAGCCGCCGGCCGCCGAGTGGGGCGCGATGCTCTCCCAGGCCCGCGACTATCTGCGGGTCGCCTGGTGGGAGGCGTTCTTCCCGGGGGCCGCGATCACGTTGACCGTCGTCTGTCTGACCGTCGTCGGGCGGCGCCTGCAGCGCCGATTCGAGGGGAGGACACCATGA
- a CDS encoding ABC transporter permease, with translation MIKRLGTGLAVLWAAATAAYLALLLAPGDTVDVLIGDGPDTPEIRARIIAEWGLDRPEIVQYLSYLWRLLHGDLGRSYQLQRGVGEILASQIGPTVQLTLAAATVGVVLAGVIAVVTAGRGPLSRAVASTAELVSVSVPPFLIGIVLLSVFSFTLGWFPVSGAEGPRALVLPALALGLPIAGVLGQVLRGGLERALEQPFAVTARSRGLTERALVVRHALRHALIPAVTLAGWFTGTLLGGAVITEILFGRPGLGQVTMQAVTGRDMPVVMAVVLLSAVVYVTISTLLDLAYRVIDPRIRG, from the coding sequence ATGATCAAACGACTGGGGACCGGGCTGGCGGTCCTGTGGGCCGCCGCCACAGCCGCCTACCTCGCGTTACTGCTCGCCCCCGGCGACACCGTCGACGTCCTGATCGGCGACGGCCCCGACACCCCGGAGATCCGCGCCAGGATCATCGCCGAGTGGGGGCTCGACCGGCCGGAGATCGTCCAGTACCTGTCCTACCTGTGGCGGCTGCTCCACGGCGATCTCGGCCGCTCCTACCAGCTCCAGCGCGGCGTCGGCGAGATCCTGGCCTCCCAAATCGGGCCGACCGTCCAGCTCACGCTCGCCGCCGCGACCGTCGGAGTGGTGCTGGCCGGGGTCATCGCCGTCGTCACGGCCGGACGCGGACCCCTGTCGCGCGCCGTGGCCTCGACGGCGGAGCTGGTGTCGGTGTCGGTGCCGCCGTTCCTCATCGGGATCGTGCTGCTGTCGGTGTTCTCCTTCACGCTGGGCTGGTTCCCCGTGTCCGGGGCCGAGGGGCCGCGGGCGCTGGTGCTGCCCGCGCTCGCCCTGGGCCTGCCGATCGCCGGCGTGCTCGGCCAGGTGCTGCGCGGCGGTCTGGAACGGGCCCTGGAGCAGCCGTTCGCGGTGACGGCCCGGTCCCGCGGGCTGACGGAGAGAGCGCTGGTCGTCCGGCACGCCCTGCGGCACGCGCTGATCCCCGCCGTGACGCTGGCCGGATGGTTCACCGGTACGCTGCTGGGCGGCGCGGTGATCACCGAGATCCTGTTCGGCCGTCCCGGGCTCGGCCAGGTGACCATGCAGGCGGTGACGGGCCGGGACATGCCGGTCGTGATGGCCGTCGTCCTGCTGTCGGCCGTCGTGTACGTCACCATCAGCACCCTCCTCGACCTGGCCTACCGGGTGATCGACCCGCGGATCAGAGGGTGA
- a CDS encoding ABC transporter substrate-binding protein: MKHLTRVLLAFSLLALPACGAQSAQSAPNAESATLIWAIETQPVTFNPHLWAQNKARLLVFNQFDALISRGRDGSFQPWLARSWEVSDDGLTYTLHLRDDVTFHDGTRFDAAAVKANFDQLLVPGYNPTVASIQLKAFKKAEVVSPTTVKITLKEPDALFLDFLASPYAGQVSPKSLRTAKDLKFGGPDLVGTGPFILDRYIQGQEVRYRRNPDYDWPPASAEHRGPAHLEEITYRFLPEAAVRVGALTSGQVQVIEGVPATETNLIEKDPDLTLMTSLNSGTSYSYYFNTSHPPFDDQRVREAFREAVDVDAVLRSVYQGTATRAWSIVGKKSPFYDATLERTYGGDVAKANALLDAAGWTERDAQGFRVKDGKRLTVREVASAPFVRDRRDVLAQAIQAQVKQNAGIDFQVKIVDQGTAQRTIDDNQYEIFGNSRGDSDAGAALNLILTSEGAINRARYSDPRLDKWLATASATSDQAERADLYAKVQRTAVLEKAIVFPLYVPADQIAAHKSVQGLGFDPASGTPASAYDVRIGT; this comes from the coding sequence GTGAAGCACCTGACCCGCGTTCTGCTCGCCTTTTCGCTCCTCGCGCTCCCCGCGTGCGGCGCGCAGTCCGCCCAGAGCGCCCCGAACGCCGAGAGCGCCACGCTGATCTGGGCCATCGAAACGCAGCCGGTCACCTTCAACCCCCATCTGTGGGCGCAGAACAAGGCCAGACTGCTGGTGTTCAACCAGTTCGACGCGCTCATCTCGCGGGGGAGGGACGGCTCCTTCCAGCCGTGGCTGGCCAGATCCTGGGAGGTGTCCGACGACGGACTGACCTACACCCTCCACCTGCGCGACGACGTGACCTTCCACGACGGCACGCGGTTCGACGCCGCCGCGGTCAAGGCCAACTTCGATCAGCTCCTCGTGCCCGGTTACAACCCGACCGTCGCCTCCATCCAGCTCAAAGCCTTCAAAAAGGCCGAGGTGGTCTCGCCGACCACCGTGAAGATCACGCTGAAGGAGCCGGACGCGCTGTTCTTGGACTTCCTCGCCTCGCCGTACGCCGGACAGGTGTCGCCGAAGTCGCTGCGCACGGCCAAGGACTTGAAGTTCGGCGGGCCCGACCTGGTCGGCACGGGACCGTTCATCCTGGACCGGTACATCCAGGGCCAGGAGGTCCGCTACCGTCGCAACCCCGACTACGACTGGCCGCCCGCATCGGCCGAGCATCGCGGCCCCGCCCACCTGGAGGAGATCACCTACCGGTTCCTGCCCGAGGCCGCGGTCCGCGTCGGCGCGCTCACCTCCGGCCAGGTGCAGGTCATCGAGGGCGTCCCCGCCACCGAGACGAACCTCATCGAAAAAGACCCGGACCTGACCCTGATGACCTCCCTGAACTCGGGAACCTCCTACTCGTACTACTTCAACACCTCCCATCCCCCCTTCGACGACCAGCGTGTGCGCGAGGCGTTCCGCGAAGCCGTGGACGTCGACGCCGTGCTGCGCTCCGTCTACCAGGGCACCGCCACCCGGGCGTGGAGCATCGTCGGGAAGAAGAGCCCCTTCTACGACGCGACGCTGGAACGCACCTACGGCGGCGACGTGGCCAAGGCCAACGCCCTGCTCGACGCGGCCGGCTGGACCGAGCGCGACGCCCAGGGCTTCCGCGTCAAAGACGGCAAGCGGCTCACGGTCCGCGAAGTCGCCTCCGCGCCCTTCGTGCGCGACCGGCGGGACGTCCTGGCCCAGGCCATTCAGGCGCAGGTCAAGCAGAACGCCGGGATCGACTTCCAAGTCAAGATCGTGGACCAGGGGACGGCGCAGCGGACCATCGACGACAACCAGTACGAGATCTTCGGCAACTCCCGCGGCGACTCCGACGCGGGTGCCGCGCTCAACCTCATCTTGACCAGCGAGGGCGCGATCAACCGGGCCCGCTACTCCGATCCCCGCTTGGACAAGTGGCTGGCCACCGCCTCGGCAACCTCCGACCAGGCCGAACGCGCGGACCTGTACGCCAAGGTCCAGCGGACGGCGGTGCTGGAGAAGGCGATCGTGTTCCCCCTCTACGTGCCCGCCGACCAGATCGCCGCGCACAAGAGCGTGCAAGGGCTCGGTTTCGATCCCGCGTCGGGCACCCCGGCGAGCGCCTACGACGTGCGGATCGGAACATGA
- a CDS encoding MsnO8 family LLM class oxidoreductase, whose product MTLSILDLSPIVSGATAGDALRNTIDLARRAEGFGYHRYWLAEHHFAPGVASSAPAVLIALVAAATSTIRVGSGAVQLGYQTPVAVVEQFGIIDALYPGRVDLGLGRSGQRRAELASGRGADKTGNTQDTSAEQPRARIVDGLLIPPPFDWSRLAQDPRLAFQASLLQQPGAQTPDFAEQVDDVLAFLNGTHRAHAVPGEGADVQVWILGSSGGQSARVAGERGLPFAANYHVAPSNVLEAVEAYRKAFKPSKTLAEPYVVVSADVVVADDEAKARELAAGYDLWVRSIRTGAGAMPYPTPAEAAAHVWTAADRKLVADRVDTRFVGSPRQVVERLNVLRRVTGADELLITTITHDHLARVRSYELLAEAWNRP is encoded by the coding sequence ATGACGCTCTCCATCTTGGACCTGTCTCCGATCGTGTCCGGGGCCACGGCCGGGGACGCGCTGCGCAACACCATCGACCTCGCCCGGCGGGCCGAAGGGTTCGGCTACCACCGCTACTGGCTGGCCGAGCACCACTTCGCGCCCGGCGTGGCGAGCTCGGCCCCGGCCGTGCTGATCGCGCTGGTGGCGGCGGCCACCTCCACGATCCGGGTCGGCTCCGGAGCCGTGCAGCTCGGATACCAGACACCCGTGGCGGTGGTGGAGCAGTTCGGGATCATCGACGCGCTGTACCCCGGCCGCGTGGACCTCGGGCTCGGCCGGTCCGGGCAGCGGCGCGCCGAACTGGCCTCCGGCCGGGGCGCCGACAAGACCGGGAACACCCAAGACACCTCTGCGGAACAGCCGCGGGCGCGGATCGTGGACGGGCTGCTCATCCCGCCGCCCTTCGACTGGTCGCGGCTGGCGCAAGACCCCCGCCTCGCCTTCCAGGCGTCGCTGCTGCAGCAGCCGGGCGCCCAGACGCCGGACTTCGCCGAACAGGTCGACGACGTGCTCGCCTTCCTGAACGGCACCCACCGCGCCCACGCCGTCCCCGGCGAGGGGGCGGACGTGCAGGTGTGGATCCTCGGCAGCAGCGGCGGGCAGAGCGCCCGGGTCGCCGGTGAACGCGGACTGCCGTTCGCGGCCAACTACCACGTCGCCCCCTCCAACGTGCTGGAGGCCGTGGAGGCGTACCGGAAGGCGTTCAAACCGTCCAAGACACTGGCCGAGCCGTACGTCGTCGTGTCGGCGGACGTGGTCGTCGCCGACGACGAGGCGAAAGCCCGCGAACTGGCCGCCGGATACGACCTGTGGGTCCGCAGCATCAGGACCGGGGCGGGCGCGATGCCGTACCCGACGCCCGCCGAGGCCGCCGCCCACGTCTGGACCGCCGCCGACCGGAAGCTGGTCGCAGACCGCGTCGACACCCGGTTCGTCGGCTCGCCGCGGCAGGTGGTCGAGCGGCTGAACGTGCTGCGCCGGGTGACCGGCGCCGACGAGCTGCTGATCACCACCATCACCCACGACCACCTCGCCCGCGTGCGCTCATACGAACTGCTCGCCGAAGCATGGAACCGCCCGTGA
- a CDS encoding LLM class flavin-dependent oxidoreductase produces the protein MKFLTITLIAHNDEKSPTERFREVVENAVLAEELGFDGFGVGERHERPFLSSSPPVVLSHIAAKTSRIRLFTAVTTLSLLDPVRAYEDYATLDHLSGGRLELIIGKGNGAAQARLFHVTVEDQWERNREAYELFRRLWREEKVTWEGRFRPSLTDAEVVPRPLQREIRIWHGSATSRESVELAAKHGDPLFSANVANPIDPYAELVDHYRERWVHHGHDPADALVGAGMAGYYAARTSQEAIATYRPIFDARVALLRRRGLPVVFPTLEDAIERSSLLVGSPQQIIDKVLRYHKRLGHEVMHLPIDAEGLTPAQHREALELFQAEIAPVLRAEIPSRPFPAAPASPSPTAGRSA, from the coding sequence GTGAAATTCCTGACCATCACGCTGATCGCGCACAACGACGAGAAGTCCCCCACCGAGCGCTTCCGTGAAGTCGTCGAGAACGCGGTGCTGGCCGAGGAGCTCGGCTTCGACGGGTTCGGCGTGGGGGAGCGGCACGAGCGGCCGTTCCTCTCCTCCTCCCCGCCGGTGGTGCTCAGCCACATCGCGGCCAAGACGTCCAGGATCCGCCTGTTCACCGCGGTCACCACGCTGAGCCTGCTGGACCCGGTGCGGGCGTATGAGGACTACGCCACGCTCGACCACCTGTCGGGGGGCCGGCTGGAGCTGATCATCGGTAAGGGCAACGGGGCCGCGCAGGCCAGGCTGTTCCACGTCACCGTCGAGGACCAGTGGGAACGCAACCGCGAGGCGTACGAGTTGTTCCGCAGGCTGTGGCGGGAGGAGAAGGTGACCTGGGAGGGCCGTTTCCGGCCCTCGCTCACCGACGCCGAGGTCGTGCCGCGTCCGCTGCAGCGGGAGATCAGGATCTGGCACGGCAGCGCCACCAGCAGGGAATCGGTGGAGCTGGCCGCCAAACACGGCGATCCGCTGTTCTCCGCCAACGTCGCCAACCCCATCGACCCCTACGCCGAGCTGGTCGACCACTACCGGGAACGCTGGGTCCACCACGGGCACGACCCGGCCGACGCGCTGGTGGGCGCCGGGATGGCGGGCTACTACGCGGCCCGGACCTCTCAGGAGGCGATCGCGACATACCGTCCGATCTTCGACGCCCGCGTGGCCTTGCTGCGCAGGCGGGGCCTGCCGGTCGTCTTCCCGACACTGGAGGACGCCATCGAACGCAGCTCGCTCCTGGTCGGCAGCCCGCAGCAGATCATCGACAAGGTGCTGCGCTACCACAAGCGACTCGGACACGAGGTCATGCACCTGCCCATCGACGCCGAAGGGCTCACACCGGCGCAGCATCGCGAAGCGCTGGAGCTGTTCCAGGCCGAGATCGCGCCGGTGCTGCGAGCGGAGATCCCCAGCAGGCCGTTCCCCGCCGCGCCCGCATCCCCGTCCCCCACCGCCGGGAGGTCCGCATGA